One region of Paenibacillus polymyxa M1 genomic DNA includes:
- a CDS encoding toprim domain-containing protein: MAITVIVEGKNDRSKLRRLLDPEVNILCTFGTLNSIKLESLRQRTKHDEIYLFMDNDSSGKKIRGVLADAFPDALHMYTRKGYAGVEGTPDEYVIAQLEKAGLEEYIIYPSVL; this comes from the coding sequence ATGGCGATAACCGTGATCGTCGAAGGAAAAAATGACCGCAGTAAACTCCGCCGATTACTCGATCCGGAGGTCAACATTTTATGCACCTTCGGTACACTAAACTCTATAAAATTGGAATCCCTCCGCCAGCGGACTAAGCATGACGAAATATATTTATTTATGGACAACGACAGCTCAGGAAAAAAAATAAGAGGGGTGCTTGCAGACGCTTTTCCAGATGCACTTCATATGTATACACGCAAAGGCTATGCTGGTGTAGAAGGTACTCCGGATGAATATGTGATTGCCCAGTTGGAAAAAGCAGGGCTTGAGGAATACATTATATACCCTTCTGTTCTTTAG
- the cyoE gene encoding heme o synthase produces MDNISYKTSSDAATYSVKSKPPGKAGTWKDFITVTKPGILRTNLVAAFGGFWLASQWDVDYIKLILTLLGTMLVMASSCVFNNYFDRELDLKMERTRNRSLPTGRLTPTTVLSYAIILGIVGLAVLFSFSGVKAGLLGILGMIVYVGIYTLWLKRSSTWSTSIGGISGAMPPVIGYVAASGRIDMGAWLLFALLFLWQPPHFWALAIRRVEEYRAAGFPLLPVVKGIHRTKIQMIPYIVLLIPVPILMYAYGYAGMIFMIVSVLLSVLWAFYAFKGFTIKEEETDSWAKKVFFFSINHLTLSFLLMIVDTVHKF; encoded by the coding sequence ATGGATAATATTAGTTATAAGACTTCTTCGGATGCGGCTACCTATTCTGTAAAATCTAAACCACCCGGCAAGGCGGGCACTTGGAAAGATTTTATTACAGTTACCAAGCCAGGCATCCTTCGTACTAATCTGGTTGCAGCCTTCGGTGGTTTTTGGTTAGCATCGCAATGGGACGTTGACTATATAAAGTTAATTCTTACACTTCTAGGTACAATGTTGGTTATGGCATCTTCTTGTGTTTTTAACAACTACTTTGACCGTGAGTTGGATTTGAAGATGGAGCGGACACGTAATCGCTCACTGCCGACTGGGCGTCTGACCCCCACAACGGTGCTGTCATACGCTATTATTTTGGGCATCGTCGGATTGGCTGTTTTATTCTCCTTCTCTGGTGTGAAGGCAGGGCTACTGGGCATATTAGGTATGATTGTCTACGTTGGCATCTATACGCTCTGGTTGAAACGTTCGTCTACATGGAGTACATCCATCGGCGGTATTTCTGGGGCTATGCCTCCGGTAATTGGTTATGTGGCCGCATCGGGCCGTATTGATATGGGCGCTTGGCTCTTATTCGCACTACTGTTCTTATGGCAACCGCCTCACTTCTGGGCACTTGCCATTCGCAGAGTCGAGGAATATCGCGCAGCAGGATTTCCATTGTTGCCAGTCGTGAAAGGTATCCATCGGACTAAGATTCAGATGATTCCTTATATTGTGCTGCTGATTCCGGTACCCATCCTTATGTATGCTTATGGATATGCCGGTATGATTTTTATGATCGTGTCCGTGTTATTGTCCGTGCTTTGGGCGTTTTATGCCTTCAAAGGCTTTACGATTAAGGAAGAAGAAACGGATTCCTGGGCAAAAAAAGTATTTTTCTTTTCCATTAACCATTTGACACTCAGCTTCTTGCTGATGATTGTTGATACGGTTCATAAGTTCTAA
- a CDS encoding metal-dependent hydrolase, with the protein MDTATHFVMGVGLAGLAYTDPVVAGDPKLAAVILLATVVGSQAPDFDTLLRLKNNAAYIRNHRGLSHSIPFWLIWILSITGLICLIFRDVPPGHVALWVTIAVCLHVFTDLFNTYGTQAFRPFTNKWISWNIIHIFDPFIFGTHVAAIMLWVTGLVPPAPLFITLYVIIGLYYIWRTWSHFITRKAVRDMDNKRQEGDTYYIIPTVSWNRWHVVKAHQNGSYDIGGLNGKHLFWTKHATPSTHPAVEASTSYRDVQAFRYFSSFAVAEVEELEWGYIVRWGDVRYRHRRQYPFVAVVAMDKQFGLISSYIGWLSDEKMQKRLSLHTN; encoded by the coding sequence ATGGATACAGCCACACACTTTGTCATGGGAGTCGGGTTGGCCGGGCTGGCCTATACTGATCCTGTCGTCGCCGGAGATCCCAAGCTAGCAGCAGTCATACTGCTCGCTACAGTCGTAGGGTCACAAGCTCCGGATTTCGATACCTTGCTTCGATTGAAAAATAATGCAGCCTATATTCGCAATCACCGTGGACTGTCGCATTCTATCCCCTTCTGGTTGATATGGATCTTGTCCATAACGGGACTGATTTGCCTGATCTTCAGGGATGTGCCCCCGGGTCATGTAGCATTATGGGTAACGATTGCCGTCTGCCTGCATGTATTCACAGATTTATTCAATACGTACGGAACCCAGGCATTTCGGCCGTTCACGAATAAGTGGATATCTTGGAATATCATCCATATTTTTGACCCCTTTATTTTCGGCACTCATGTTGCTGCGATAATGCTATGGGTCACCGGATTGGTTCCGCCCGCTCCCTTATTTATTACGCTGTACGTCATTATTGGCCTCTATTACATTTGGCGAACCTGGAGTCATTTTATTACCAGAAAAGCGGTACGTGATATGGACAACAAGCGTCAGGAAGGCGACACCTATTATATCATTCCCACAGTATCATGGAACCGGTGGCATGTGGTAAAAGCTCATCAGAATGGAAGCTATGACATTGGTGGATTAAATGGTAAGCATTTATTTTGGACGAAACACGCAACTCCATCCACACACCCAGCCGTAGAAGCCTCCACATCCTATCGCGATGTGCAAGCATTTCGCTATTTTTCCTCCTTTGCCGTCGCCGAGGTGGAAGAACTGGAGTGGGGTTATATTGTGCGATGGGGGGACGTCAGGTATCGACACCGGAGGCAGTATCCATTCGTGGCGGTGGTCGCGATGGATAAGCAATTCGGACTGATCAGCAGTTATATCGGATGGCTCAGTGACGAAAAAATGCAAAAACGTCTTTCCCTGCATACGAATTAA
- a CDS encoding alpha/beta-type small acid-soluble spore protein — translation MSRRRSNNLQVPQANAALQQLKYEAAQELGITIPQDGYFGNVVSRETGSLGGYITKKLVQQAEQSLSGSSRLQ, via the coding sequence ATGAGCAGACGTCGTTCAAACAACCTGCAAGTACCGCAGGCCAACGCCGCTTTACAACAATTAAAATATGAGGCAGCTCAAGAACTGGGCATCACTATCCCTCAGGACGGTTACTTCGGTAATGTCGTTTCCCGCGAAACAGGTTCTCTTGGGGGATACATCACGAAAAAGCTGGTCCAACAAGCAGAACAATCCTTGTCGGGCAGCAGCCGCTTGCAGTAA
- the trpS gene encoding tryptophan--tRNA ligase, translating into MKIVLSGIQPSGQLTLGNYIGAMKNFVKLQEDHQCYFMVPDLHAITVPQEPAQLREQSEAVAALFIAAGINPEKSNVFLQSHVPQHAELGWLMTTLTNMGELERMTQFKDKSAGKDSVGAGLFVYPSLMAADILLYNADLVPVGDDQKQHLELTRDLAGRFNHRYGDYFTVPEPYIPEVGARIMSLDDASKKMSKSNPNAGSFIALLDDPKVIRKKISRATTDSGSEVKYDPANKPEISNLMSIYSQCSGLSLQEVQDRYEGQMYGTFKKELAETVVAMLEPIQQRYRDIRESGEIGHILAQSAERAQEAAEVTLSAVKERMGFLPRVR; encoded by the coding sequence ATGAAAATCGTACTTTCAGGTATTCAGCCTAGTGGACAACTTACTTTGGGTAATTACATCGGCGCAATGAAAAACTTTGTTAAATTGCAAGAGGATCACCAATGTTACTTTATGGTTCCAGATCTTCATGCGATTACCGTACCGCAGGAACCAGCTCAATTACGCGAGCAGTCGGAGGCGGTGGCGGCATTATTTATCGCAGCGGGTATTAACCCAGAGAAATCCAACGTCTTTTTACAATCCCATGTTCCTCAGCACGCTGAGCTGGGATGGTTGATGACGACACTGACGAATATGGGCGAGCTCGAACGTATGACTCAGTTTAAGGACAAGTCTGCTGGCAAGGATTCCGTAGGAGCAGGGCTGTTCGTATATCCGTCGTTAATGGCAGCCGACATTTTGCTCTACAATGCGGATCTTGTCCCAGTAGGTGATGACCAGAAACAGCATCTGGAGCTGACACGGGATTTGGCGGGCCGCTTTAATCACCGTTATGGAGATTATTTTACTGTTCCCGAGCCGTATATTCCTGAAGTAGGGGCGAGAATTATGTCCCTGGATGATGCATCCAAAAAAATGAGCAAGAGTAATCCGAATGCAGGCAGTTTTATTGCGCTGCTGGACGATCCGAAAGTTATACGCAAAAAAATCAGCCGCGCCACTACCGATTCGGGCAGTGAAGTTAAATATGATCCGGCCAATAAACCGGAAATTAGTAATCTAATGAGCATTTACAGCCAGTGTTCCGGTTTGTCGCTCCAAGAAGTGCAGGATCGTTATGAAGGCCAAATGTACGGGACATTTAAAAAAGAACTGGCAGAGACGGTTGTAGCTATGCTTGAACCGATTCAGCAGCGCTATCGCGATATCCGGGAATCCGGTGAAATTGGACATATTTTGGCCCAATCCGCAGAGCGTGCTCAAGAAGCTGCTGAAGTCACGCTGTCTGCGGTTAAAGAGCGTATGGGCTTTTTGCCACGTGTACGCTAG
- a CDS encoding aldose 1-epimerase, with amino-acid sequence MKQVTKEHWNGYDTYVLHSGELEVTMIPRLGNNIISVRDLKLNRDIVRRPGEEELAFYLQKPYHFGLPILIPPGRIRKGQFEFDGVPYQFDRNTANDNHIHGLHRNQSWRCSDIEEDEDGCSVTTELLTESDPHWMEQYPIPLRLEMTYRLQGTVLSQTLRVTNLGEKTAPFGLGYHTWFMVDGEPERWRLKLPVNGVYEQDIEQLPTGVITSLDHLEQLSSGLSLKGTNLDTVLRATEGPAEAVLTRDDGYQIRYTADEQYFKYWVLYTKGECDQYLCIEPYTWLSDAPNFPDPVGDGGLIRLEPQQSIDLKTQIHIIYP; translated from the coding sequence ATGAAACAAGTGACCAAAGAACACTGGAACGGTTACGACACGTATGTTTTACATAGTGGTGAATTGGAAGTTACAATGATCCCTCGTCTCGGGAATAATATTATTTCCGTGCGTGATCTGAAGCTGAACCGGGATATCGTACGTCGACCTGGCGAGGAAGAATTGGCATTTTATTTACAAAAGCCATATCATTTTGGCTTACCTATTTTGATTCCTCCTGGCCGAATTCGCAAAGGACAATTTGAGTTTGACGGCGTCCCATATCAGTTTGACCGTAATACAGCCAACGACAATCATATACACGGTCTGCATCGCAATCAATCCTGGCGTTGCAGCGATATTGAAGAGGATGAAGATGGTTGCAGCGTAACAACCGAGCTTCTGACAGAAAGTGATCCGCACTGGATGGAACAATACCCCATTCCTTTGCGGCTGGAAATGACGTATCGTTTGCAGGGCACCGTATTAAGTCAAACGCTGCGCGTCACAAATCTAGGTGAAAAAACAGCCCCATTCGGCTTGGGATACCACACTTGGTTTATGGTGGATGGAGAACCTGAGCGCTGGCGCCTGAAGCTACCGGTGAATGGAGTATACGAACAGGATATTGAGCAGCTGCCTACAGGTGTCATTACTTCTTTAGATCATTTGGAACAGCTCTCCTCAGGTCTATCTCTGAAAGGAACAAATTTGGATACTGTGCTGCGAGCAACGGAAGGCCCTGCTGAAGCTGTTTTGACTCGTGATGATGGCTATCAAATCCGCTACACAGCAGATGAGCAATACTTTAAATATTGGGTGCTATATACCAAAGGGGAATGCGATCAGTATCTTTGCATTGAGCCTTATACCTGGCTATCTGATGCTCCCAATTTCCCAGACCCAGTCGGAGATGGTGGGTTGATCCGTCTGGAGCCTCAACAATCCATCGACCTCAAAACTCAGATTCATATCATATATCCGTAA
- a CDS encoding alpha/beta-type small acid-soluble spore protein yields MYEANQGRGRRSNTLVVPQANNALQQLKYEAAQELGITIPADGYYGDMPSREAGSLGGYITKRLVQLAEQQLSGRSGQ; encoded by the coding sequence ATGTATGAAGCCAATCAAGGCAGAGGACGTCGTAGCAATACTCTAGTCGTTCCTCAAGCCAACAACGCATTGCAACAATTGAAATATGAAGCTGCGCAAGAACTGGGCATCACCATTCCGGCAGACGGTTACTATGGTGATATGCCGTCCCGTGAAGCTGGGTCTCTGGGAGGCTATATCACTAAACGCTTAGTACAGCTGGCCGAACAGCAATTATCCGGTCGTTCAGGTCAATAA
- a CDS encoding M3 family oligoendopeptidase, producing MKTPLKQTWDLESIFSGGSSSASFHAFLEELESKVQQLQSQLKVAKVPQTVLDTERLDSVLNSIQELFNGASQAGSFVSCLTAQNQHDKLAVQLGARVNSLYAQGKSALVAFQNLLAQTSEDIWQKWMEREAIKPISFVLTEYRNEAREKMAPELESLALDLAVDGYHGWGDFYDTIVKNMTIPVPENGEIVNLSVGQAANKLDEADRSVRKDVFARWEEAWTQVEDYCADTLNHLAGFRLKLYENRGWTDVLKEPLKISRMSAQTLDTMWQVINETKPIVVKYLERKAKLLGLEKLSWHDIEAPLGTSTTKIPYDDAAATIVEQFGKFSSRMADFAQMAFEKSWIEAEDRPGKRPGGFCTSLRLSKETRIFMTYAGSPSNVSTLAHELGHGYHQHVMNELHPLNQNYAMNVAETASTLAELIVSDALLEAAEGQEKVALLEDKIQRGVAFFMNIHARFLFETRFYELRKKGVVGAQQLSELMEEAQREAFCDVLDEAHPHFWASKLHFYITETPFYNFPYTFGYMFSAGIYAFAKENSDGFADQYDALLRDTGRMTVEELASKHLGTDLTQADFWRNAAQVTVQDIEQFLQMTK from the coding sequence ATGAAAACACCGTTAAAGCAAACTTGGGATCTGGAATCTATTTTTAGCGGAGGCTCTTCCTCTGCCTCATTTCATGCATTTTTGGAAGAACTGGAGAGCAAGGTCCAACAGCTGCAATCCCAGCTTAAAGTAGCCAAAGTGCCACAAACGGTGTTGGATACTGAGCGTCTGGATAGTGTTCTGAATAGCATACAGGAGCTGTTTAATGGGGCATCGCAGGCAGGTTCTTTTGTATCTTGTTTAACTGCTCAAAATCAGCATGACAAGCTGGCTGTTCAACTGGGGGCGCGTGTCAATTCATTATATGCCCAAGGGAAAAGTGCTTTAGTCGCTTTTCAGAACTTGCTGGCACAAACCAGTGAAGACATTTGGCAGAAGTGGATGGAGCGCGAAGCGATCAAGCCGATTTCTTTTGTCCTGACTGAATACCGGAACGAAGCGCGTGAAAAAATGGCTCCTGAGCTGGAGAGCCTTGCATTGGATTTGGCAGTGGATGGTTACCATGGCTGGGGTGACTTTTATGATACCATTGTCAAAAATATGACGATCCCTGTGCCTGAAAATGGTGAGATTGTAAACTTGTCTGTGGGTCAGGCAGCTAATAAGCTGGATGAAGCAGATCGCAGCGTACGTAAAGACGTATTTGCACGTTGGGAAGAGGCATGGACTCAGGTTGAGGACTATTGCGCCGATACACTGAATCATCTGGCAGGTTTCCGCCTCAAGCTATATGAAAACCGAGGCTGGACAGACGTGCTCAAGGAACCGCTGAAAATCAGCCGTATGTCAGCCCAAACGTTGGACACGATGTGGCAAGTGATTAATGAAACCAAGCCTATTGTAGTTAAATACCTGGAGCGGAAAGCCAAGCTTCTAGGCTTAGAAAAACTGTCCTGGCATGACATTGAAGCTCCGCTGGGAACATCAACCACTAAAATCCCTTACGACGATGCAGCCGCAACGATTGTTGAGCAATTTGGTAAATTTAGTTCGAGAATGGCTGACTTTGCCCAGATGGCTTTTGAGAAAAGCTGGATCGAAGCAGAGGATCGTCCAGGCAAACGTCCAGGCGGGTTTTGTACATCTTTGCGTCTAAGCAAAGAAACCCGTATTTTTATGACCTATGCCGGATCACCATCGAACGTTTCGACACTGGCCCACGAGCTCGGACACGGTTATCATCAGCATGTGATGAATGAATTGCATCCATTGAATCAAAATTATGCTATGAACGTGGCTGAAACGGCATCGACGCTGGCAGAACTGATTGTATCAGATGCTTTGCTGGAAGCTGCTGAGGGTCAGGAGAAGGTAGCTTTGCTGGAGGATAAAATTCAGCGTGGTGTAGCCTTCTTCATGAATATTCATGCCCGTTTCCTATTTGAAACCCGTTTTTACGAACTGCGGAAAAAAGGTGTTGTAGGAGCACAGCAATTAAGTGAGTTGATGGAAGAAGCGCAGCGTGAAGCGTTTTGTGATGTTCTGGATGAGGCTCATCCTCATTTTTGGGCTTCCAAGTTGCACTTCTATATTACGGAAACTCCTTTCTACAACTTCCCATACACATTCGGGTATATGTTCAGTGCAGGGATTTACGCTTTTGCGAAGGAAAATTCGGATGGCTTTGCCGACCAATATGATGCTTTGCTGCGTGATACAGGTCGCATGACAGTAGAAGAACTGGCCTCCAAGCACTTGGGTACCGATTTAACACAGGCTGACTTCTGGCGTAACGCCGCACAAGTTACTGTTCAGGATATTGAGCAATTTTTGCAAATGACAAAATAA
- a CDS encoding YycC family protein: MRPLQISPETAVKLSEKLGIPLEHLMHTPQHILMQKLAELAKEDTAGSNGGESDKS, from the coding sequence ATGAGACCCTTACAAATTTCGCCGGAAACGGCTGTGAAATTATCCGAAAAACTCGGCATTCCGCTGGAACACCTTATGCATACACCCCAGCACATTTTGATGCAAAAGCTGGCCGAACTGGCTAAAGAAGACACCGCTGGCTCGAACGGCGGAGAATCGGACAAATCATGA
- a CDS encoding DUF2225 domain-containing protein encodes MERVVKTLELEPLYQIKIVCPQCEQEFQTSRVRPSLKKAIRTDSDFCAYYKNENPDFYVVRVCPHCGFTSTEHSTVQLSDQQTKLFKDKIGNRWQPREYGGHRSWEEALETYKLGLLCAQVIGEKERVVASLLQHIAWMYRYQGNEEQELRFLKFSLDSYVRVYELEGVGANNAKLLYLIGELHRRTGNFNEAVRWFSRVINDKKIMDAAMIRASREQWSVLREQMLAKNFQLPEEMQNASSS; translated from the coding sequence TTGGAGAGGGTTGTAAAAACATTGGAACTTGAACCGTTATATCAGATCAAAATCGTCTGCCCGCAGTGCGAACAAGAATTTCAGACATCCCGTGTCAGACCAAGCCTAAAGAAGGCTATTCGTACCGATTCAGATTTTTGCGCTTATTATAAGAACGAAAATCCGGATTTTTATGTCGTACGGGTCTGTCCTCATTGTGGATTTACTTCGACAGAGCACTCTACCGTTCAGTTAAGCGATCAGCAAACCAAGCTATTTAAGGATAAAATCGGTAATCGCTGGCAGCCTCGCGAATATGGCGGGCATCGTAGCTGGGAAGAGGCATTAGAAACGTACAAATTGGGTTTACTCTGTGCACAGGTCATCGGAGAAAAGGAACGCGTAGTAGCCAGTCTATTGCAGCATATTGCATGGATGTACAGATACCAGGGGAATGAGGAGCAGGAGCTTCGCTTTCTCAAATTTAGTTTGGATTCCTATGTTCGAGTCTATGAGCTGGAGGGCGTCGGTGCGAATAATGCCAAACTGCTTTATCTGATTGGTGAACTGCATCGACGTACGGGTAACTTTAACGAAGCAGTGCGCTGGTTTTCGCGTGTCATTAATGACAAGAAAATTATGGATGCAGCGATGATTAGAGCTTCTCGTGAACAGTGGTCTGTCCTGCGTGAACAAATGCTGGCAAAAAACTTCCAGCTACCTGAGGAAATGCAGAACGCAAGCTCCTCTTGA
- a CDS encoding globin: MNPSLSIYDNLGGAEGIRAIIEAFYPRVYKDPLLSPLFPKDMEPVKEKQFMFLSQFFGGPSLFSDAYGHPMLRARHMKFPVTEERAEAWLSCMADALTDTGIEEPLRSIILSRLSGPAHHFVNTP; this comes from the coding sequence GTGAATCCTAGCCTGAGCATTTATGACAACCTTGGGGGTGCAGAAGGTATTCGTGCTATTATTGAGGCCTTCTACCCGAGAGTTTATAAAGATCCGTTGTTAAGTCCCCTGTTTCCTAAAGACATGGAGCCGGTAAAGGAAAAGCAGTTTATGTTCCTGAGCCAGTTTTTTGGAGGGCCGTCCCTCTTTTCTGATGCATATGGTCATCCGATGTTACGTGCCAGACATATGAAGTTCCCCGTGACGGAGGAGCGAGCAGAGGCATGGTTGTCTTGTATGGCAGATGCGTTAACGGATACGGGAATTGAGGAGCCGCTTCGTTCCATCATACTTAGTCGTTTGTCCGGTCCTGCGCATCATTTTGTAAATACCCCGTAA
- the ylbJ gene encoding sporulation integral membrane protein YlbJ, whose translation MSLYRRFSLPLLILMLLFLFILMAAYPQSSLNAGLRGLAIWWDVLFPSLFPFFVISELLLGFGIVHFIGALLDPLMQPLFRVPGCGGFVAAVSCASGYPIGAKLTAKLWEQKWITRIEGERLVAFTTSSDPIFLIGAVSVGFFHQPEIALVLGAAHYGGVLIIGLLMRFHGSRSEKNDIRSDRSQLPQKTWSKSANTITTGRNKQPGPLRQALYAMHTARLEDGRPLGELLRQAIASSLRLIIVVGGLVVFFCVILEALTNSGLMSGLHLLTASLLSACGLPPALTESIVGGIFEVTLGAQAAGGAAAAALPFKVAAAAFVLSWGGLSVHAQVASILNMTNLRYMPFLLARAAHGIISALLALVLWRPLMGQGSSPVFSPVHDIAWSPGFSSAMLLQSLLLLACILTGMLALSWLSVGTNRLFVRLRGIHRQ comes from the coding sequence ATGTCGCTGTATCGCCGTTTCTCGCTTCCTTTGCTCATCCTTATGCTGTTATTCCTATTCATACTGATGGCCGCGTATCCGCAATCTTCTCTGAATGCCGGGCTTCGCGGTCTTGCCATCTGGTGGGATGTGCTATTCCCGTCCTTATTCCCATTTTTCGTTATTTCCGAGCTTCTTCTCGGCTTTGGAATTGTTCATTTCATAGGTGCGCTACTGGACCCACTGATGCAACCTCTATTCCGTGTACCTGGCTGCGGGGGGTTTGTCGCTGCGGTCAGCTGTGCATCCGGCTACCCTATAGGGGCCAAATTAACCGCAAAGCTGTGGGAGCAAAAATGGATCACACGCATTGAAGGTGAACGTTTGGTCGCGTTTACGACTTCCTCTGATCCGATATTTCTGATCGGTGCAGTTTCGGTTGGCTTCTTCCATCAACCCGAAATTGCACTCGTACTGGGAGCGGCCCATTACGGTGGTGTTCTCATCATCGGACTACTCATGCGTTTTCATGGTTCCCGTTCAGAAAAAAACGATATTCGCAGCGACCGTTCTCAGCTTCCTCAAAAAACCTGGTCGAAGTCTGCTAACACAATAACAACAGGTCGCAATAAGCAGCCTGGACCACTGCGCCAAGCGTTATATGCTATGCATACAGCACGTTTGGAAGACGGACGTCCATTGGGTGAGTTGCTTCGTCAGGCGATTGCTTCCTCCCTACGCCTTATTATTGTCGTAGGAGGGCTGGTTGTATTCTTCTGCGTCATTTTAGAAGCTTTGACGAACTCTGGCTTAATGAGCGGACTACATCTGCTTACGGCTAGCCTATTGTCTGCCTGTGGTCTTCCTCCTGCATTAACAGAGTCCATCGTAGGTGGTATTTTTGAAGTCACTTTAGGTGCGCAAGCTGCAGGTGGAGCCGCAGCAGCGGCATTACCGTTCAAGGTAGCTGCAGCAGCTTTTGTTCTCTCCTGGGGCGGGCTATCGGTCCATGCACAGGTTGCAAGTATTTTAAATATGACGAATCTCCGCTATATGCCATTTTTGCTGGCCCGGGCTGCGCATGGGATCATCTCCGCACTGCTAGCTCTCGTGTTATGGCGCCCGTTAATGGGACAGGGAAGCTCTCCGGTCTTTTCTCCGGTACATGATATCGCATGGTCCCCTGGCTTCTCGTCCGCTATGCTACTGCAAAGTCTGCTGCTTCTTGCTTGTATACTGACTGGAATGCTGGCTCTCTCCTGGTTAAGCGTGGGTACAAATCGCTTATTCGTACGATTGAGAGGAATACACCGGCAATGA
- a CDS encoding NAD kinase, translating to MRYYVLDRGDQHSMDLSQQFHRLAQEKNFKLDAESPEIVVSIGGDGTMLHAFHTFIDRIPDIAFVGVHTGHLGFYADWRADELEELIHLMSQSGSEGPLNPRIVKYPLIELEIHKKSGNASFIALNEFTLKGVDGTVVAQVDINDITFEMFRGDGICVSTPSGTTAYNKALGGAMVHPTIEALQLTEIASINNRVYRTLGSPLLLPKHHHCDIFSRKDQRLLLTVDHLNFPVDDLISVRCQVASQKISFARYRPFPFWDRVRNAFLN from the coding sequence TTGAGATATTATGTTCTGGATCGCGGGGATCAGCACTCCATGGACTTGAGTCAGCAATTTCACCGTCTTGCCCAAGAAAAGAATTTCAAGCTGGATGCCGAATCGCCGGAAATCGTCGTGTCTATAGGAGGCGATGGTACGATGCTTCATGCGTTTCATACCTTCATTGACCGCATTCCGGATATAGCCTTTGTTGGTGTACATACCGGTCATCTGGGCTTTTACGCGGATTGGCGTGCGGACGAGCTGGAGGAGCTAATCCACCTGATGAGCCAAAGCGGATCTGAGGGACCGCTTAACCCGAGAATCGTTAAGTATCCACTGATTGAGTTGGAAATTCACAAGAAATCAGGCAATGCTTCTTTTATTGCCCTGAATGAGTTTACGTTAAAAGGGGTAGATGGCACGGTCGTTGCCCAAGTAGATATTAACGATATCACCTTTGAAATGTTCCGTGGTGACGGAATATGTGTTTCTACACCTTCAGGAACGACCGCCTATAATAAGGCACTTGGCGGAGCTATGGTTCACCCTACCATCGAAGCATTGCAATTAACTGAGATCGCTTCCATTAATAACCGTGTGTACCGGACACTGGGATCACCACTGCTACTGCCAAAACATCATCATTGTGATATTTTTTCACGGAAAGATCAGCGTCTTCTACTGACAGTAGATCACCTGAACTTTCCTGTGGATGACTTAATCTCTGTTCGATGTCAGGTTGCAAGTCAGAAGATCAGCTTCGCTCGTTACCGTCCTTTCCCATTTTGGGATCGGGTACGCAACGCTTTTCTCAATTAG